The genomic window AATAATTAAGAAGGCATTTCATAAAATTTCCCACTTTAATAAAGGGGGATATAGGGGGATTTTATAAATTATGTCAGTTTTCTAATTCTTCCTCTATACGCTTTAACGCATCGAGCGGGTCAGGCTGTGATAAGATCGCCCTTCCCATGACGAGGTAGTCTGCGCCTTTGCTGACCGCCTCTGCAGGCGTCATCGTCCTCTTCTGGTCGTCCGCTGCTGCCCATAAAGGCCTTATTCCAGGTGTGACGATAAGAAAGTCCTTGCCGCAGGCATTTCTTATTATAGGCGTCTCCTGAGGTGATGCGACCACACCGTCAAGCCCGGACTGCCGGGCAAGCTCTGCAAGGTGCGTCACGTGTGTCTTTATCGTCTTCTCTATGCCCACTTCCCTTTGAAGTATCGTCTGGTCAATGCTGGTAAGCACGGTCACAGCAATGAGCTTTGGCTTATTGATATGCATTTCAGAAGATACTTCTGCAAGCGCCTGCGCAGCCTTCTTCATCATCTCGCTGCCGCCAGAAGCATGGACGTTGAGCATGAAGACCCCCATCTCTGCCGCAGCCCTGACGCTCTTTGCAACTGTGTTGGGTATGTCATGGAACTTGAGGTCAAGAAAGACCTTCTTGCCCATCGAGTTAATCTCTCTAACGACATCAGGGCCTGCGGATGTGAAGAGCTCGGAGCCGACCTTGAATATATCAATATGGCCTTTGAACTTTTCAACTATCGCAATCGCTGAACCGCGGTCAGCAACATCAAGCGCGAGTATTATTTTGTCTCTAATTTTCATAACCTATAATTCCCCTCTTTGTAAAAGAGGGGTTAGGG from Nitrospirota bacterium includes these protein-coding regions:
- the pyrF gene encoding orotidine-5'-phosphate decarboxylase; this encodes MKIRDKIILALDVADRGSAIAIVEKFKGHIDIFKVGSELFTSAGPDVVREINSMGKKVFLDLKFHDIPNTVAKSVRAAAEMGVFMLNVHASGGSEMMKKAAQALAEVSSEMHINKPKLIAVTVLTSIDQTILQREVGIEKTIKTHVTHLAELARQSGLDGVVASPQETPIIRNACGKDFLIVTPGIRPLWAAADDQKRTMTPAEAVSKGADYLVMGRAILSQPDPLDALKRIEEELEN